In Halogeometricum sp. S1BR25-6, a single genomic region encodes these proteins:
- a CDS encoding DUF7269 family protein: MNTGSFVAGAGVVAVLGGLAALAGFVVPGLNVTFVFVTVVGLVAGVQGLRYALGRRNVDYRATDTGNPELRYRVPTPGDDADRRAGSADGWRGSGASNLRARLREAAVESLVLHDNCSPEAAEAHVDEGTWTDDPIAARYLGADVPLSWRRRLSLLVRRQSSAPARVARTVAAVEAIHDGDGSVAERRREREREREPEPNPASNPVEEGRA; this comes from the coding sequence GTGAACACCGGGTCGTTCGTCGCGGGCGCCGGCGTCGTCGCGGTCCTCGGAGGACTCGCCGCCCTCGCGGGGTTCGTCGTCCCCGGTCTGAACGTGACGTTCGTGTTCGTCACCGTCGTCGGCCTCGTGGCCGGCGTGCAGGGCCTCCGCTACGCGCTCGGCCGCCGGAACGTCGACTACCGCGCGACCGACACGGGTAATCCCGAACTCCGCTACCGGGTGCCGACGCCCGGCGACGACGCGGACCGGCGAGCGGGGAGCGCCGACGGGTGGCGGGGTTCGGGGGCGTCGAACCTCCGCGCGCGCCTCCGGGAGGCGGCCGTCGAGTCGCTCGTCCTGCACGACAACTGCTCGCCGGAGGCGGCCGAGGCGCACGTCGACGAGGGGACGTGGACGGACGACCCCATCGCGGCCCGCTACCTCGGTGCGGACGTCCCGCTCTCGTGGCGGCGGCGGCTCAGCCTCCTCGTCCGCCGCCAGTCGTCGGCGCCGGCGCGCGTCGCGCGGACCGTCGCGGCCGTCGAGGCGATACACGACGGCGACGGCTCCGTCGCCGAACGGAGGCGGGAGCGCGAACGGGAACGAGAACCGGAACCGAACCCGGCGTCCAACCCGGTCGAGGAGGGCCGCGCGTGA
- a CDS encoding AAA family ATPase gives MDIPEASEACGDVLAEVSKAVIADREFLERVMLGVLSRGHVLLEDVPGTGKTLSARSIATALGLSFSRVQFTPDLLPSDVTGTNVFNEREKSFEFSEGPIFANVVLADEINRAPPKTQAALLEAMEEGQVTVDGETHDLPKPFLVIATQNPVESEGTFPLPEAQIDRFVVKTEIGYPDADGEVELLRRRVGREARSPSVGPVLNRDEVLDVRLVPEDVRVDEDLLRYMAEVARATRVDRRVEVGVSPRGTQRLLEAARARAVLSARAFVTPDDVKRVSPAVLAHRLVLTPDAHVNDVDKGDVVSEVLGRVEVPTVDSDSE, from the coding sequence ATGGATATCCCCGAAGCGAGCGAGGCGTGCGGCGACGTCCTCGCCGAGGTGTCGAAGGCGGTCATCGCCGACCGAGAGTTCCTCGAACGCGTCATGCTCGGCGTCCTCTCGCGCGGCCACGTCCTCCTCGAAGACGTCCCCGGAACGGGCAAGACGCTCAGCGCCCGCAGCATCGCCACGGCGCTCGGACTCTCCTTCTCCCGCGTGCAGTTCACGCCGGACCTCCTCCCCTCCGACGTGACCGGCACGAACGTCTTCAACGAACGCGAGAAATCCTTCGAGTTCTCCGAGGGGCCCATCTTCGCCAACGTCGTCTTGGCCGACGAGATAAACCGCGCGCCGCCGAAGACGCAGGCCGCCCTCCTCGAAGCGATGGAGGAGGGACAGGTGACGGTGGACGGCGAGACGCACGACCTCCCGAAACCGTTCCTCGTCATCGCCACGCAGAACCCCGTCGAGAGCGAGGGCACTTTTCCCCTCCCCGAGGCGCAGATAGACCGCTTCGTCGTCAAGACCGAAATCGGCTACCCCGACGCCGACGGCGAGGTCGAACTGCTCCGCCGGCGCGTCGGCCGCGAGGCCCGCAGTCCGAGCGTCGGGCCCGTGCTGAACCGAGACGAGGTGCTCGACGTGCGACTCGTTCCGGAGGACGTCCGTGTCGACGAGGACCTGTTACGGTACATGGCGGAGGTGGCGCGGGCGACGCGCGTCGACCGGCGCGTTGAGGTGGGCGTCTCTCCCCGCGGAACGCAGCGACTCCTGGAGGCCGCCCGCGCCCGGGCGGTCCTCTCCGCGCGCGCGTTCGTCACCCCCGACGACGTCAAGCGCGTCTCCCCCGCCGTCCTCGCGCACCGACTCGTCCTCACGCCGGACGCGCACGTCAACGACGTGGACAAGGGGGACGTCGTCTCCGAGGTGCTCGGACGGGTCGAGGTGCCGACGGTGGATTCGGACTCTGAGTAG
- a CDS encoding halocarboxylic acid dehydrogenase DehI family protein, with the protein MDTDQQLHETDARGWRRGVYDDIKRTFRAPIVNWIFRTAMANEPEFTRYAWGQVKPLFETRAFARLTVEYRDAVLSELESETPISTYRAAEAGVDPAAYRELRGQLATYDVVAPRLAVLFETMDRALRDEAVGSDPVDGRAATEPFPEWLDRDRGHAPTLRDVADVPEELSETVESVQAFHGFDGDTLPSIYRTLAQWPAFFDPMWADLEPRLESDAFERACERTDDLVGSFVDAAPYRPRLGPDDLERAGFDEDTATGARELFGQFASGPVSTVLPALPAYAATVDATGERDLR; encoded by the coding sequence GTGGACACCGACCAGCAACTGCACGAGACGGACGCCCGCGGGTGGCGCCGCGGCGTCTACGACGACATCAAGCGGACGTTCCGCGCACCCATCGTCAACTGGATCTTCCGAACGGCGATGGCGAACGAACCCGAGTTCACGCGGTACGCGTGGGGGCAGGTCAAACCGCTCTTCGAGACCCGCGCGTTCGCGCGGCTGACGGTCGAGTACCGCGACGCCGTCCTCTCGGAACTCGAATCGGAGACGCCGATTTCGACGTACCGGGCGGCCGAGGCGGGCGTCGACCCCGCGGCCTACCGCGAACTCCGTGGGCAACTCGCCACCTACGACGTGGTCGCGCCGCGGTTGGCCGTGCTGTTCGAGACGATGGACCGAGCGCTGCGCGACGAGGCGGTCGGTTCGGACCCCGTCGACGGACGAGCGGCGACCGAACCGTTCCCCGAGTGGTTGGACCGCGACCGGGGGCACGCGCCGACGCTGCGCGATGTCGCCGACGTGCCCGAGGAGCTATCGGAGACGGTCGAGTCGGTCCAGGCGTTCCACGGATTCGACGGGGACACGCTGCCGAGCATCTACCGGACGCTCGCGCAGTGGCCCGCGTTCTTCGACCCGATGTGGGCGGACCTCGAACCCCGACTGGAGAGCGACGCCTTCGAGCGCGCCTGCGAGCGGACCGACGACCTCGTCGGGTCGTTCGTCGACGCCGCGCCGTACCGGCCGCGACTCGGCCCCGACGACCTCGAACGCGCCGGGTTCGACGAGGACACTGCGACGGGCGCGCGTGAGCTCTTCGGCCAGTTCGCGTCCGGTCCCGTCTCGACGGTCCTACCGGCGCTCCCGGCGTACGCCGCGACGGTGGACGCCACTGGGGAGCGCGACCTGCGCTGA
- a CDS encoding bile acid:sodium symporter family protein, with the protein MRLTDAVEDYLLLWILLSVGVGVALPRLSVITRASTLILAVMIGSISLTLSVEQFRRIDVRTLGLVLAGHVTMPFVAFGVARGLGLSAHLTVGFVILGAVTPELVTPVMTELAGGDTALSTTALVAIGVGSAGFVPAVLSLLVGEIDVPTAPIVEQLLVAVVAPILVAIGARARFPDRVARYDASYPAVSALMVILVIGGVTAANATVIRSNASLLVDVGIGAVALNGVGYLSGYLLGYSAPRPTRIASMLSVGMRDFAVAAALVVAAGLPPIASVPAVAFGVVEMVTSAGLARLLKRR; encoded by the coding sequence ATGAGACTGACCGACGCGGTCGAGGACTACCTCCTCCTGTGGATCCTCCTCTCAGTCGGCGTCGGCGTCGCTCTTCCCCGACTGTCGGTCATCACCCGGGCGTCGACACTCATCCTCGCGGTGATGATCGGCAGCATCTCGCTAACGCTCTCGGTCGAGCAGTTCCGTCGAATCGACGTCCGGACGCTCGGCCTCGTCCTCGCGGGGCACGTCACGATGCCGTTTGTCGCCTTCGGAGTCGCCCGCGGCCTCGGTCTCTCGGCGCATCTGACGGTCGGGTTCGTGATCCTCGGCGCGGTGACGCCGGAACTCGTGACGCCGGTGATGACCGAACTCGCGGGCGGCGACACCGCGCTGTCGACGACCGCGTTGGTCGCCATCGGCGTCGGGAGCGCGGGATTCGTTCCGGCCGTCCTCTCCCTTCTCGTCGGTGAAATCGACGTTCCGACGGCACCGATTGTCGAGCAGTTACTCGTGGCGGTCGTCGCACCGATACTGGTCGCCATCGGTGCCAGAGCGCGCTTCCCCGACCGGGTCGCCCGCTACGACGCCTCCTATCCGGCGGTGTCCGCCCTGATGGTTATCCTCGTCATCGGCGGAGTGACCGCCGCGAACGCGACGGTGATCCGCTCGAACGCGTCGCTGCTCGTCGACGTCGGCATCGGCGCCGTCGCTCTGAACGGCGTAGGCTACCTCTCGGGATACCTCCTCGGCTATTCGGCCCCGCGGCCGACGCGAATCGCGTCGATGCTGTCAGTGGGGATGCGCGATTTCGCCGTCGCGGCCGCGTTGGTCGTCGCGGCCGGTCTTCCACCCATCGCGTCGGTGCCCGCCGTCGCCTTCGGCGTCGTCGAGATGGTCACGAGCGCCGGCCTCGCGAGGCTGCTGAAACGGCGGTAG
- a CDS encoding DUF58 domain-containing protein, whose protein sequence is MRDIDTNRWTGIEGAALLAGAAGVVLQQPSLLLVAGVGVAYTAYAWLSDAPTPRLDVERTLSEATPDADEEVRVTVTVTNEGAALTDLRLIDGVPPALEVTDGAARHGTALRAGKSATFSYAVEAVRGEHVWEPLRAVVRSPSAEREHSEAFAPAEETTLRCAPSLEATSDLPLRGLTTQYTGRVATDVAGDGLEFYSTREYRRGDPLNRIDWNRRARTGEMATLEFREERAATVVLVVDAREESYVAGEAGGQNAVERSVDAATRAFSSLLDSGDRVGVAALSPRECWLAPATGADHRARARELFAANPALAPTPPNDPYYPIVALRRLRRRLPSDAQVLFFSPLADDLAVTAARRLDAYGHLVTVVSPDPTTDDTAGHRLARVERRNRLARLRRAGLRVVDWGERPLAIELARAGRRWSR, encoded by the coding sequence GTGAGGGATATCGACACGAACCGCTGGACCGGCATCGAGGGGGCGGCCCTCCTCGCCGGCGCCGCGGGCGTCGTCCTCCAACAGCCGTCGTTACTCCTCGTCGCGGGCGTCGGCGTGGCCTACACCGCCTACGCGTGGCTCTCCGACGCGCCGACGCCGAGACTGGACGTCGAGCGGACGCTCTCGGAGGCGACGCCGGACGCCGACGAGGAGGTGCGCGTCACCGTCACGGTCACGAACGAGGGTGCCGCGCTCACCGACCTCAGACTGATAGACGGCGTCCCGCCGGCCCTTGAAGTGACCGACGGCGCCGCGCGCCACGGCACGGCGCTCCGAGCGGGCAAGTCCGCGACGTTCTCCTACGCCGTCGAGGCCGTCCGCGGCGAGCACGTCTGGGAACCGCTTCGGGCCGTGGTCCGCAGCCCCAGCGCCGAACGGGAGCACAGCGAGGCGTTCGCGCCGGCCGAGGAGACGACGCTCCGGTGTGCGCCGTCGCTGGAGGCCACGTCGGACCTGCCGCTCCGGGGGTTGACGACGCAGTACACCGGCCGGGTCGCGACGGACGTCGCCGGCGACGGACTGGAGTTCTACTCCACCCGCGAGTACCGCCGAGGCGACCCGCTCAACCGCATCGACTGGAACCGCCGCGCTCGCACCGGGGAGATGGCGACGCTGGAGTTCCGCGAGGAGCGCGCGGCCACCGTCGTCCTCGTCGTCGACGCCAGGGAGGAGTCGTACGTCGCCGGGGAGGCGGGCGGACAGAACGCCGTCGAGCGCAGCGTCGACGCCGCGACGCGGGCGTTTTCTTCGCTCTTGGACAGCGGCGACCGGGTCGGCGTGGCGGCGCTGTCGCCGCGGGAGTGCTGGCTCGCGCCCGCCACCGGCGCGGACCACCGAGCGCGCGCGCGGGAGTTGTTCGCGGCGAACCCCGCGCTCGCGCCGACGCCGCCGAACGACCCCTACTACCCCATCGTCGCGCTCCGGCGCCTGCGACGCCGACTCCCGTCGGACGCGCAGGTGCTCTTTTTCTCGCCGCTGGCGGACGACCTCGCGGTCACCGCGGCGCGGCGGCTGGACGCCTACGGGCACCTCGTCACCGTCGTCAGCCCGGACCCGACGACGGACGACACGGCCGGCCACCGACTCGCGCGCGTCGAGCGACGCAACCGCCTCGCGCGCCTCCGACGGGCCGGACTGCGCGTCGTCGATTGGGGGGAGCGACCGCTGGCGATCGAACTCGCCCGCGCCGGTCGGCGGTGGTCGCGGTGA
- a CDS encoding DUF7519 family protein: MAGLSVALGAAALGFAGVGVAATGALAPAGVGVLVLAAGLVRASRRVVTLGATALFLGVLYAGARGGAPEPLLLGALGTVVSWDAAEYAIGVGEQLGREADTTRLTLVHSATTLAVGVVGAAVAYAVSLSVGGGQPVASLVLLLFGVVALVAALRGGGDDGGSNRGRRRR, translated from the coding sequence GTGGCGGGACTCTCCGTCGCCCTCGGGGCCGCCGCGCTCGGGTTCGCGGGCGTCGGCGTCGCCGCGACCGGGGCGCTCGCCCCCGCCGGCGTCGGCGTCCTCGTCCTCGCGGCGGGACTGGTCCGCGCCTCGCGCCGCGTCGTGACGCTCGGGGCGACGGCGCTGTTCCTCGGCGTTCTCTACGCCGGCGCGCGGGGCGGGGCGCCCGAACCTCTCCTCCTCGGCGCGCTCGGAACGGTCGTCTCGTGGGACGCCGCCGAGTACGCCATCGGCGTCGGCGAGCAACTCGGTCGCGAGGCGGACACGACGCGTCTGACCCTCGTCCACTCCGCGACGACGCTGGCCGTCGGCGTCGTCGGCGCCGCCGTCGCCTACGCGGTGTCTCTCTCGGTCGGGGGCGGTCAGCCCGTCGCGTCGCTCGTGCTGTTGCTCTTCGGCGTCGTCGCGCTGGTCGCGGCGCTCCGCGGCGGCGGTGACGACGGCGGGTCGAACCGGGGTCGGCGGCGACGGTAG